A genome region from candidate division TA06 bacterium includes the following:
- the nusA gene encoding transcription termination/antitermination protein NusA, with amino-acid sequence MANIDIIEALNEIARQKNLDKEFVIEKLKEGLLQACKKRFGTSDNIVVEVEDEAGDIGIFATRQVVEEITRPGLEITMEEAKEYLDDPKAGDTVEVILPFEDFGRLAIQSTKQVLFQRIKEAEREQVYSDFASRIGEIVSGTVQQINRGDLLISLGHSEAVLPFKEQIHAERYQQGRSIRACLKEVNKTIKGPQIILSRTSPEFVKKLFQQEVPEVRDGLVEIKAVARDPGDRAKIAVYSKENKVDAVGACVGLKGVRVQAVVRELAGEKIDIVPWLPDPAMFASRALAPAKSLDAFSDEEHKRITVISPDDQYSLAIGKKGQNVRLAVRLTGWNINVVTESEYQERMEAVSKAAIPLNELDLADKIKAKLLEAGLDDAEKIIAAGEEGLTNLPGIGAKTAEKILATAKEAKDQKLMALMEQAGGKDGAQKEAATEIAGAADEGEETPSGPDEQAKEEPPSQPETKEPGQEEEKTQ; translated from the coding sequence GTGGCCAACATAGATATCATTGAGGCTTTGAACGAAATAGCCCGCCAGAAGAACCTGGACAAGGAATTCGTGATCGAGAAGCTTAAGGAGGGCCTGCTGCAGGCCTGCAAAAAAAGATTCGGCACTTCCGACAACATCGTAGTGGAGGTCGAGGACGAGGCCGGCGACATCGGGATCTTTGCCACCCGGCAGGTGGTGGAGGAGATTACCCGGCCGGGGCTGGAGATCACCATGGAAGAAGCCAAGGAATATCTGGACGATCCCAAGGCGGGCGACACGGTGGAGGTGATCCTGCCTTTCGAGGATTTCGGGCGGCTGGCCATCCAATCTACCAAACAGGTGCTGTTCCAGCGGATCAAGGAAGCCGAGCGGGAGCAAGTCTACAGCGATTTCGCCAGCCGGATCGGGGAGATCGTCTCGGGCACCGTCCAGCAGATAAACCGGGGAGACCTGCTGATCAGCCTGGGACATTCCGAAGCGGTGCTGCCCTTCAAGGAACAGATCCACGCCGAGCGCTACCAGCAGGGACGCTCCATCCGGGCCTGCCTCAAGGAGGTCAACAAGACCATCAAAGGCCCCCAGATCATTTTATCGCGTACCAGCCCCGAGTTCGTAAAAAAACTGTTCCAGCAGGAAGTGCCCGAGGTGCGGGACGGCCTGGTGGAGATCAAGGCGGTGGCCCGGGATCCCGGCGACCGGGCCAAAATAGCGGTCTACTCCAAGGAAAACAAAGTGGACGCGGTGGGAGCCTGCGTGGGATTGAAGGGAGTGCGGGTTCAGGCGGTGGTGCGGGAGCTGGCCGGGGAAAAGATAGACATAGTGCCCTGGTTGCCCGACCCGGCCATGTTTGCTTCCCGGGCCCTGGCCCCGGCCAAAAGCTTAGACGCTTTCTCCGACGAGGAACACAAGCGGATCACGGTCATCTCTCCCGATGATCAGTACTCTTTGGCCATCGGCAAAAAAGGGCAGAATGTGCGGCTGGCGGTGCGGCTGACCGGATGGAACATCAACGTGGTGACCGAGAGCGAATACCAGGAGCGGATGGAAGCGGTCAGCAAGGCCGCCATTCCCCTGAATGAGCTGGATCTGGCCGATAAGATAAAAGCCAAACTTTTGGAGGCTGGCCTGGACGACGCCGAAAAGATTATTGCCGCCGGGGAGGAGGGGCTGACCAACCTGCCGGGCATCGGCGCCAAAACCGCGGAAAAAATACTGGCCACCGCCAAGGAGGCCAAGGACCAGAAGCTGATGGCTTTGATGGAACAAGCCGGAGGCAAAGACGGAGCCCAAAAAGAGGCGGCGACAGAGATCGCCGGGGCGGCGGATGAAGGCGAGGAGACTCCGTCCGGTCCGGATGAACAAGCCAAAGAAGAACCGC